AATACTTATTATATAGATAAAGATGTTAAATGGGGATATATAGATGCAAAAAGATGGAATGCATTCTATTTGTGGTTGTTTGATAATGGATTACTTGAAAATCCTATAGAAAAAGATTTTGGTTTTACAAATAAATATTTAGGAGAATAATATATATTTTTATGATAAAATTAGAAGTAAAAAAATTAAGTGTAGTTTTAGATGGAAAAAATATAATAGAAGATATTAATTTTCATGTTAATAGTGGAGAACTAGTAAGTATTATAGGTCTATCTGGTAGTGGAAAGACTACAATTTTTAATGCAGTTGCAGGGATTGTACCTATAAATACAGGTAAGATTTTACTAAATGATGTAGATGTTACAGGTAAAAGTGGTAAAATGAGCTATATGTTACAAAAAGATTTATTGCTTCCATTTAAAACTGTAATAGAAAATATTGCACTTCCTCTAATAATTAAAGGTATGGACACAAAAAGTGCATTTAGAAAAGTAATGGATAATCTTGAATTTTTTGGGCTTACAGGACTTGAAAATAAGTATCCTAAAGAATTATCAGGTGGTCAAAGACAAAGGGTAGCTTTTTTAAGAACATATATGTTTTCTGATGACATGAATTTACTTGATGAACCATTTTCTGCACTTGATTTAATAACTAAATCAAATATACATAAATGGTATATGGATATTAGAAAAAAATTAAATCTTACAACCTTATTAA
The genomic region above belongs to Streptobacillus moniliformis DSM 12112 and contains:
- a CDS encoding ABC transporter ATP-binding protein produces the protein MIKLEVKKLSVVLDGKNIIEDINFHVNSGELVSIIGLSGSGKTTIFNAVAGIVPINTGKILLNDVDVTGKSGKMSYMLQKDLLLPFKTVIENIALPLIIKGMDTKSAFRKVMDNLEFFGLTGLENKYPKELSGGQRQRVAFLRTYMFSDDMNLLDEPFSALDLITKSNIHKWYMDIRKKLNLTTLLITHDIDEAILLSNRIYILNIEKGVGKISKEIYINLGKRDNTTIEFIEFKKKILEELDKK